The Crocinitomicaceae bacterium genome includes a region encoding these proteins:
- a CDS encoding GWxTD domain-containing protein: MVRLLTIFALTWTLYAAAVPQAFFNYKIYYTPEQQPYVVTSLQFSAGTLKYKNEGNGLMAQLEITQIFRWKDSVVFVDKYLLSSPLMADSIVEDFYDVQHYGIGPGIYNYELILKDVISGQTVSGQQSIIINEYKKDDVFISDVEFIEDARKTEATGNFVRNGIFMLPYLTNYFPPEINKIAFYFEVYNANLLGEDTDYLLTYSINGFTTGKPVDGIFKVQRQKTQTIAPVIGYLPIDALPSGEYDLVINLVDKNNDTLLSKNVFFQRRNDQQDLADLSLETIQIDPTFLNDIPWDSVPYFLGSIMPISPNYEYESIRKLLKSTDTTLMQKYFYAFWFTTSPNDTYFAWLKYKEQVYYCQRAFGTQIKAGYETDRGRVYLKYGAPDVVMDRPNEPSAYPYQIWQYYRIGQRSNIRFVFYNPDLVTNDYPLLHSEMQGELQNYRWEHDLHKRDSPFTNVDDPNDGNYLHYGGNSNTYYINP; encoded by the coding sequence ATGGTTCGACTTCTGACCATTTTTGCCTTAACGTGGACACTTTATGCTGCGGCCGTACCGCAAGCATTTTTCAATTATAAAATTTATTATACGCCTGAACAGCAACCTTATGTTGTGACCAGTCTGCAATTTTCAGCAGGAACATTGAAATATAAAAATGAAGGTAACGGACTTATGGCTCAGCTAGAAATTACGCAAATTTTCAGATGGAAAGACAGCGTGGTTTTTGTTGATAAATACTTGCTCTCGTCTCCTCTGATGGCTGATTCTATTGTTGAAGACTTTTATGATGTGCAGCATTACGGCATTGGTCCCGGTATTTATAATTATGAATTGATATTGAAAGATGTAATCTCAGGTCAAACCGTAAGTGGTCAGCAATCTATCATCATCAATGAGTATAAAAAGGACGATGTTTTTATTTCAGATGTAGAATTCATTGAAGATGCTCGCAAAACTGAAGCAACGGGCAATTTTGTGCGCAACGGAATTTTTATGTTACCGTACCTTACCAATTATTTTCCGCCTGAAATAAATAAAATTGCATTCTATTTTGAAGTGTATAATGCAAACTTGCTTGGAGAAGATACTGACTATCTATTGACATACAGCATTAATGGTTTCACAACAGGTAAACCGGTTGACGGAATTTTTAAAGTGCAACGCCAGAAAACTCAAACCATTGCTCCTGTAATTGGTTATTTACCTATTGATGCCTTGCCTTCCGGTGAGTATGATCTGGTGATTAATTTGGTAGATAAAAATAATGATACCCTACTTTCAAAAAACGTGTTCTTTCAGCGGCGAAATGATCAACAAGATTTAGCTGACCTCTCACTTGAAACCATACAAATAGATCCAACCTTTTTGAATGATATACCTTGGGATTCGGTTCCGTATTTTTTAGGTAGCATCATGCCAATTTCACCAAACTACGAATATGAGAGCATCAGAAAATTATTGAAGAGTACAGACACCACGCTGATGCAAAAATATTTTTACGCTTTTTGGTTTACTACCAGTCCAAACGACACATATTTTGCATGGCTTAAATACAAAGAGCAAGTCTATTATTGTCAGCGCGCTTTTGGTACACAGATCAAAGCGGGATATGAAACTGACCGCGGCAGAGTTTATCTCAAATACGGGGCACCTGATGTAGTGATGGACAGACCAAATGAACCAAGTGCTTACCCTTATCAAATTTGGCAATATTACCGAATTGGTCAGCGCTCAAATATCCGATTTGTATTCTATAATCCTGATCTGGTTACCAATGATTATCCATTACTGCATTCTGAAATGCAGGGCGAACTTCAGAACTACCGCTGGGAACATGACCTTCATAAAAGAGATTCACCTTTCACTAACGTGGATGATCCAAACGACGGAAATTATCTGCATTACGGCGGAAACAGCAATACGTATTACATAAATCCTTAG
- a CDS encoding glycosyltransferase family 2 protein, with translation MDKLAVVILNYNGKNFLEKFLPSVMKYSSGYTVVVADNASTDDSVQFVKTHYPEIKIIINNENGGFAKGYNDALKHVSAEYYVLLNSDIEVTPNWIEPCLSLLETEKEISAVQPKIIAWHDQTKFEHAGAAGGFLDKNFYPFCQGRIFEITETDEGQYNRTREIFWATGACMFIRSKDYHEAGGLDADFFAHMEEIDLCWRLKLKGKRIFYCAQSKIYHVGGGTLNYMNPKKTYLNFRNSLYMMSKNYQGFLPVKIFMRLCLDGVAGLVFILKGQFKHCFAVIKAHFSFYGHLGTLLKQRRAIRKTVSNPNFSGQYKRNIVVRKFVGGLKFFTQLKEQDFFTR, from the coding sequence ATGGATAAGCTTGCAGTAGTAATTCTCAATTACAACGGAAAAAACTTTCTTGAAAAGTTTCTGCCTTCGGTGATGAAATATTCATCAGGTTATACTGTGGTTGTTGCTGACAACGCTTCTACAGATGATTCAGTTCAATTTGTAAAAACACACTATCCTGAAATTAAAATCATCATCAACAATGAAAACGGTGGCTTTGCAAAAGGCTACAATGATGCCTTAAAACACGTTTCAGCAGAATATTATGTTTTATTGAACTCAGATATTGAAGTAACACCCAACTGGATAGAACCTTGTCTTAGCTTACTTGAAACGGAAAAAGAAATATCTGCGGTACAACCCAAAATTATTGCCTGGCATGATCAGACAAAATTTGAACATGCAGGTGCAGCCGGAGGATTTTTGGATAAAAATTTTTATCCATTTTGTCAAGGTCGCATTTTTGAAATTACAGAAACAGACGAGGGACAATATAACCGTACGCGTGAAATTTTCTGGGCTACCGGTGCCTGCATGTTTATTCGGTCTAAAGATTACCACGAAGCTGGTGGACTAGATGCCGATTTTTTTGCTCACATGGAAGAAATTGATCTGTGCTGGCGACTTAAGTTAAAAGGTAAACGCATCTTTTATTGTGCACAATCTAAAATTTATCATGTTGGCGGAGGCACACTCAATTATATGAATCCCAAAAAAACGTATCTGAATTTCAGAAACAGTTTGTACATGATGAGTAAAAATTATCAGGGGTTTCTACCGGTAAAAATTTTTATGCGTCTCTGCCTTGATGGTGTTGCTGGCTTGGTATTTATTTTGAAAGGACAATTCAAACATTGCTTTGCCGTGATCAAGGCGCACTTCAGTTTTTACGGACATCTAGGAACCTTACTGAAACAACGCAGAGCAATCAGAAAAACGGTGAGCAATCCAAATTTCTCCGGACAGTATAAACGAAATATTGTTGTCAGAAAATTTGTAGGCGGATTGAAATTTTTTACTCAACTAAAAGAGCAAGATTTCTTTACTCGATAA
- the lysA gene encoding diaminopimelate decarboxylase, whose amino-acid sequence MLNYMQNTPYYFYDLDLLNRTLNEVELNIRNTSYRVHYAIKANNNKKIVSFIAKRNFGADCVSAGEIMLALECGFRADDIVFAGVGKTDEEIEYALLNNIGMIHCEGLEEIHVINEIAERLNRVPRVALRLNPDVNAETHEKISTGRYENKFGFSPEEFAELTQMHSKFSHVNIVGLHFHVGSQITNLDVFTRLAQRINELVPVYEKYFGSLQYLNVGGGLGIDYHNPELNPIADFNGYFNAFRQTLQVSVPVHFELGRSLVGQCGSLRTKVLFIKRSGERNFAVVDAGMTELLRPAMYGAYHKIEKYNDTLNLAPALTYDVVGPLCESSDCFGKNVELPQIQRGDILTIRSCGAYAESMSLNYNGRSRINSITSDHVLTQFRIIKSA is encoded by the coding sequence ATGTTGAATTATATGCAAAACACACCTTATTATTTTTACGACCTCGATTTACTCAATCGGACTTTAAATGAAGTTGAACTTAATATTCGCAACACTTCATACCGCGTTCACTATGCAATCAAGGCTAATAATAATAAGAAGATTGTTTCTTTTATAGCAAAAAGAAATTTTGGAGCTGACTGTGTAAGCGCCGGTGAAATTATGCTGGCTCTTGAATGTGGTTTCAGAGCTGATGATATTGTATTTGCCGGTGTAGGTAAAACAGATGAAGAAATTGAATACGCTTTGTTGAACAACATTGGTATGATTCATTGTGAAGGCCTTGAAGAAATTCATGTGATTAATGAAATTGCTGAGCGTTTGAACAGGGTACCGCGTGTTGCATTGAGACTCAATCCGGATGTAAATGCCGAAACGCATGAAAAAATTTCTACCGGACGTTATGAAAATAAATTCGGTTTTTCACCTGAAGAATTTGCTGAGTTAACCCAAATGCATTCCAAATTTTCTCATGTAAATATTGTTGGTCTTCATTTTCATGTTGGTTCTCAAATTACCAATTTAGATGTTTTTACCCGCCTTGCTCAACGCATCAATGAGTTGGTTCCGGTGTATGAAAAATATTTTGGATCATTGCAATATCTTAATGTTGGTGGTGGTTTAGGAATAGATTATCATAATCCTGAGCTAAATCCAATTGCTGATTTTAATGGATATTTTAACGCGTTCAGACAAACCTTACAGGTGAGTGTGCCGGTACATTTTGAACTTGGCCGTTCATTAGTTGGTCAATGTGGTTCATTGCGCACAAAAGTTTTATTTATTAAAAGATCTGGTGAAAGAAATTTTGCCGTTGTGGATGCAGGCATGACTGAACTTTTGAGACCTGCCATGTACGGTGCATATCATAAAATTGAAAAATATAATGATACCTTAAATCTCGCGCCGGCTTTGACGTATGACGTAGTTGGGCCTCTTTGTGAATCAAGTGATTGTTTTGGAAAAAATGTGGAATTACCACAAATTCAACGTGGTGATATTTTAACCATTCGCAGTTGTGGAGCATATGCTGAATCAATGTCATTAAATTATAACGGGCGTTCAAGAATCAACAGCATTACCAGCGATCATGTATTGACCCAATTTAGAATTATCAAATCAGCCTGA
- a CDS encoding aspartate kinase → MDRLSKIIDKLVNQSPFIQEAIAEGLINISSLARKFNPDVQKILGKEVSDSAIIMAIKRMPPGPNQKIELKIKNFMRDLGDLIVRSNLVKYTFKNYIGISQDQAKFLSQIKDISDNFYTVSRGVSETTIITNAQFTEKIDKMFQKESLISEMSNLSAITMKLPPANTEISGVYYYLLKKIAWEGINLAEVISTTNEFTVVVDTKFVSQTFTVLMDLKSETSGAH, encoded by the coding sequence ATGGATAGATTGAGTAAAATAATTGATAAACTGGTGAATCAGTCGCCGTTTATCCAAGAAGCCATCGCTGAAGGCTTGATAAACATTAGTTCACTTGCGCGCAAGTTTAATCCTGATGTACAAAAAATTTTAGGAAAAGAGGTTTCGGACAGCGCCATTATCATGGCAATTAAGCGCATGCCTCCGGGGCCTAATCAAAAGATAGAACTCAAGATTAAAAATTTCATGCGTGATCTAGGCGACTTGATTGTGCGCAGTAATCTGGTTAAATACACATTCAAAAATTATATTGGTATCTCACAAGATCAAGCAAAATTTTTGTCTCAGATCAAAGATATTAGTGATAATTTCTACACAGTATCACGTGGCGTTTCAGAAACAACTATTATCACCAACGCCCAATTCACTGAGAAAATAGACAAGATGTTTCAGAAAGAAAGTTTGATTTCAGAGATGAGTAATTTGTCTGCAATCACGATGAAACTTCCACCTGCCAACACAGAAATTTCAGGCGTCTATTATTATCTATTGAAAAAAATTGCGTGGGAAGGCATCAATCTGGCTGAGGTAATTTCAACAACTAATGAGTTCACTGTTGTTGTTGATACAAAATTTGTAAGCCAGACATTCACTGTGTTAATGGATCTGAAGAGTGAAACCAGCGGAGCTCATTAA
- a CDS encoding glycosyltransferase: MQISVVIPLFNEDESLPELHQWIVRVMNDNHFSYEIIFVDDGSTDQSWQVIEKIKEENDCVRAIKFQRNYGKSAALHVAFQATKGNVVITMDADLQDSPDEIPDLYSMITAQKFDLVSGWKKKRYDPISKTIPTKIYNGVNRMISGIKLHDMNCGLKAYRKEVVKSVEIFGEMHRYIPVIAKAAGFPKIGEKVVQHQERKYGVSKFGLNRFINGFLDLFTITFITRFGKKPMHFFGLLGTLSFVLGFGLTLWMIINKLWIDTGSRLIADRAEFYIALAAMIIGSQLFLAGFIAELISRNSSIRNSYLIEKEI, encoded by the coding sequence ATCCAGATAAGTGTTGTCATTCCACTCTTCAATGAAGATGAATCTCTCCCTGAATTGCATCAGTGGATTGTCCGTGTGATGAATGACAACCATTTCAGTTATGAAATTATTTTCGTTGATGACGGTAGTACGGATCAATCATGGCAAGTAATTGAAAAAATTAAAGAAGAAAATGACTGCGTGCGCGCAATTAAATTTCAGCGCAACTATGGTAAATCGGCTGCATTGCATGTAGCTTTTCAAGCCACCAAAGGAAACGTTGTGATTACCATGGATGCAGATTTGCAAGACAGCCCTGATGAAATTCCTGACCTGTATTCTATGATCACAGCACAGAAATTTGATTTGGTTTCCGGATGGAAGAAAAAAAGATACGACCCTATTTCAAAAACCATTCCTACCAAAATATATAACGGCGTCAACCGCATGATCAGCGGTATCAAGTTACATGACATGAATTGCGGGTTAAAAGCATATCGCAAAGAGGTTGTAAAATCTGTGGAGATATTTGGTGAAATGCATCGCTACATTCCTGTTATTGCCAAAGCAGCCGGTTTTCCAAAAATTGGTGAAAAAGTTGTTCAACATCAAGAACGAAAATACGGCGTATCAAAATTTGGCCTGAACAGATTCATCAATGGATTTTTGGATTTGTTTACCATCACCTTTATTACCCGGTTTGGTAAAAAGCCCATGCATTTTTTTGGTTTATTGGGTACCCTTTCCTTTGTGTTGGGGTTTGGATTAACCCTTTGGATGATCATCAATAAATTGTGGATTGACACAGGTTCACGCCTGATTGCTGACCGTGCAGAATTTTATATTGCGCTTGCAGCCATGATCATTGGCTCACAACTTTTTCTTGCCGGATTTATTGCTGAACTTATTTCACGCAACTCAAGTATCCGCAACAGTTATCTGATTGAAAAAGAAATTTAA
- a CDS encoding glycosyltransferase: protein MEKNQKKKIILLGTAHPFRGGLASYNERLALQLQQEGHDVEIFTFTVQYPGFLFPGKSQFSEEPAPANLKICRKVNSINPFNWCKIGNEIKKLKPDILLFKFWLPFMGPCFGTIARRVKKNKHTRIITILDNVIPHEHRFGDQAFTKYFLKPVDAFISMSKSVEDDLKKFDTKKPRDFNPHPLFDNFGQSMTRDEAKKLLGLDPAFQYILFFGIIRDYKGLDLLLDAYAKIKSRKKNVRLLVAGEYYSNEEKYQAQIKSLGIENEITVVNSFIKDSEVGHYFCAADIVAQPYKNATQSGVTQIAYHFEVPMLVTQVGGLPEMVPHGKVGYVVQPESTEIANALDQFFNSEDAFIFRQNLKEEKQKYTWDKLTAKIMGLN, encoded by the coding sequence TTGGAAAAAAATCAGAAAAAGAAAATTATTCTGCTGGGAACTGCGCATCCTTTCCGCGGTGGACTTGCGTCATACAATGAGCGACTGGCTCTGCAATTACAACAAGAAGGGCATGATGTAGAAATATTCACTTTTACAGTTCAATATCCCGGATTTCTTTTCCCCGGAAAATCACAATTCTCAGAAGAACCTGCGCCGGCAAATCTTAAAATTTGCAGAAAAGTAAATTCAATAAACCCATTCAATTGGTGTAAAATTGGCAACGAAATAAAAAAATTAAAACCGGATATCCTCCTGTTCAAATTCTGGTTACCTTTTATGGGGCCATGTTTTGGAACTATTGCACGCAGAGTAAAAAAGAACAAACATACCCGAATTATTACCATTCTGGACAATGTCATTCCACACGAACATAGATTTGGAGACCAAGCATTCACAAAATATTTTCTTAAACCGGTTGATGCATTTATTTCTATGTCAAAAAGTGTTGAAGATGATTTGAAAAAATTTGACACAAAAAAGCCAAGAGATTTTAATCCTCATCCCTTGTTTGATAATTTTGGTCAATCCATGACAAGAGATGAAGCGAAGAAATTACTTGGTCTTGATCCGGCATTTCAATACATTTTATTTTTTGGAATTATTCGTGACTACAAAGGCTTGGATCTTCTGCTTGATGCGTATGCAAAAATAAAATCAAGAAAAAAGAATGTGCGCTTGCTGGTTGCGGGTGAATATTATTCCAATGAAGAAAAATATCAGGCACAAATCAAATCACTGGGTATTGAAAATGAAATAACAGTGGTCAATTCCTTCATTAAAGATTCAGAGGTAGGACACTATTTTTGCGCTGCAGATATAGTTGCACAACCGTATAAAAATGCAACACAAAGCGGCGTAACACAAATAGCCTATCATTTTGAAGTTCCCATGCTGGTAACGCAAGTGGGCGGTTTGCCTGAAATGGTTCCGCACGGTAAAGTGGGTTACGTAGTTCAGCCTGAAAGTACAGAAATTGCAAATGCCCTGGATCAATTTTTTAATTCAGAAGATGCGTTTATTTTTCGTCAAAATCTGAAAGAGGAAAAACAAAAATATACTTGGGATAAATTGACGGCAAAAATCATGGGGTTGAATTGA
- a CDS encoding helix-turn-helix transcriptional regulator — translation METVGQIIRAKRESLGLLLRQVASHLDIDQAILSKIERNERKPTKNNIIKLAEILKLDKEDLLVQFISEKIAYEIVDEACASKVLKAAEQKVKYLKSNLVKN, via the coding sequence ATGGAAACCGTTGGACAAATTATCAGAGCAAAAAGGGAAAGTTTAGGCTTGTTGCTGAGACAAGTAGCGTCTCATCTAGACATAGACCAAGCTATTTTAAGCAAAATCGAAAGAAATGAACGTAAGCCAACTAAGAACAACATTATTAAACTTGCTGAAATACTAAAGCTTGATAAAGAGGACTTGCTCGTTCAATTTATAAGTGAGAAAATTGCATACGAAATTGTTGATGAAGCTTGTGCTAGTAAGGTTTTGAAAGCAGCAGAGCAAAAAGTAAAATATTTGAAGTCTAATCTTGTAAAAAATTAG
- the dcm gene encoding DNA (cytosine-5-)-methyltransferase, whose protein sequence is MRTVTIEEEISVVEEPQLNILYYPKTFLKTSKAAKKETLNMLSLFSGCGGMDLGFEGGFSVLQSSINEILTPHFIDKKLKNGFVQLKKTKFKTVFANDIFIDARNAWVNYFSKRGHNAEDFYRESIVDLVKMYRNGVNVFPEDIDVVTGGFPCQDFSVAGKRNGFNSHKNHKGELIENKTASIETRGQLYMWMKEVIEITQPKIFIAENVKGLVNLGDVKSIIQNDFSSANGNGYIVLDPQVLHSADFGVPQSRERVIFIGIKKSALKKSALVELEKAAISEQFNPYPNPTHSYTVEGENLKHYVQLKDVFKHLDEPENTQDLSQKFYSKAKFMGKHCQGQTEIKLSSVSPTIRSEHHGNIEFRRLSKMNGGQIENELSKGLKERRLTVRECALIQTFPPDYDFVIENKNGRKGTFLVSPSQAYKIIGNAVPPLLAYNVAKRIEEVWDLYFKK, encoded by the coding sequence ATGCGAACAGTAACAATAGAAGAAGAAATAAGCGTAGTAGAAGAGCCACAATTGAATATTTTATACTATCCTAAAACTTTTTTAAAAACATCTAAAGCAGCAAAGAAAGAGACATTAAATATGCTTTCTCTTTTTTCGGGATGTGGCGGAATGGATTTAGGTTTTGAAGGAGGCTTTTCTGTTTTGCAATCATCCATCAATGAAATTCTTACGCCTCATTTTATCGACAAGAAACTTAAAAACGGTTTTGTTCAACTAAAGAAAACAAAATTTAAAACTGTGTTTGCAAATGATATATTTATTGATGCCCGCAATGCTTGGGTAAATTATTTTTCAAAAAGAGGGCACAATGCAGAAGATTTTTACAGGGAAAGTATTGTTGACCTCGTGAAAATGTACCGCAATGGAGTAAACGTTTTTCCTGAAGATATTGACGTTGTGACAGGTGGCTTTCCTTGTCAAGACTTTAGTGTTGCAGGAAAACGAAACGGATTTAATTCACATAAAAATCATAAAGGGGAATTAATTGAAAACAAAACAGCTTCAATTGAAACTCGAGGACAACTTTATATGTGGATGAAAGAAGTTATTGAAATAACCCAACCTAAAATTTTCATTGCAGAAAACGTGAAAGGTCTCGTAAACCTTGGGGACGTAAAATCAATTATTCAAAATGACTTTTCATCGGCAAACGGCAACGGATATATCGTCCTTGACCCACAAGTTTTACACTCTGCTGATTTTGGAGTTCCTCAATCGCGAGAAAGAGTAATTTTTATTGGTATAAAAAAATCTGCGTTGAAGAAATCGGCTTTAGTTGAATTGGAAAAAGCAGCGATTTCAGAACAATTTAATCCTTATCCAAACCCAACACATTCGTATACAGTTGAAGGTGAAAATTTAAAGCATTACGTTCAATTAAAAGATGTATTCAAACATTTGGATGAACCCGAAAATACGCAAGATTTATCTCAAAAATTTTACTCAAAAGCAAAGTTTATGGGGAAACATTGTCAAGGACAAACTGAAATAAAACTTTCAAGTGTATCACCAACTATACGTTCTGAACATCACGGAAACATTGAGTTCAGGCGACTATCTAAAATGAATGGAGGACAAATTGAAAATGAATTATCTAAGGGATTAAAAGAACGGAGATTAACAGTGCGAGAATGTGCTTTAATTCAGACTTTCCCACCCGATTACGATTTTGTAATAGAAAACAAAAACGGAAGAAAAGGTACTTTCTTAGTTAGCCCTTCACAAGCATATAAAATTATTGGTAACGCAGTTCCTCCACTTTTAGCTTACAATGTGGCAAAAAGAATTGAAGAAGTTTGGGACTTATATTTTAAAAAGTAA
- a CDS encoding glucosaminidase domain-containing protein, with the protein MKRIWILSVLLISALSVKAEYQNHTTEDYIEMWKSTAIEQMHQYNIPASITLAQGILESGNGNSKLARHANNHFGIKCHENWSGGTFYQDDDEANECFRSYSQANESYLDHSEFLKNRPRYSNLFTLSVTDYKGWAHGLKSAGYATNPKYASLLIELIEKYDLDQYDLIPKPEKKEDLVAVSEEPVTTIDEVETPVSAEEISLSETGHKVYQNHKRVHYIVVQKGDTYYRIAEEFNLGMWQLYKYNELGQRDVLREGEIIYLSPKSSRAGKGNNVHVCERDMSLREVSQLVGIKLDKLLEYNFSDNPDEILPKGTKVILR; encoded by the coding sequence ATGAAACGAATCTGGATATTATCCGTTCTGCTCATTTCAGCTCTGTCTGTGAAGGCTGAGTACCAAAATCACACGACAGAAGACTACATTGAAATGTGGAAGAGCACGGCCATTGAACAAATGCACCAGTACAACATTCCGGCAAGTATTACGCTTGCTCAGGGAATTCTGGAGAGCGGCAATGGCAACAGTAAACTGGCAAGACATGCCAATAATCACTTTGGAATTAAATGTCACGAAAATTGGTCAGGCGGAACTTTTTACCAAGACGATGACGAAGCCAATGAATGTTTCAGAAGCTACTCACAAGCCAATGAATCATACCTTGATCATTCTGAGTTTTTGAAAAATCGTCCACGCTATTCAAATTTGTTCACGCTTTCAGTGACTGATTATAAAGGATGGGCGCATGGTTTAAAATCTGCCGGATATGCAACCAATCCAAAGTATGCTTCTTTGCTGATTGAGCTTATTGAAAAATACGATTTGGATCAATATGATCTCATTCCAAAACCTGAGAAAAAAGAAGATCTAGTAGCAGTAAGTGAAGAGCCTGTAACAACAATTGACGAAGTTGAGACACCCGTTTCAGCAGAAGAAATATCGTTGAGCGAAACCGGACACAAAGTATACCAAAATCACAAACGTGTACATTATATTGTTGTTCAAAAAGGTGATACTTATTATCGCATAGCAGAAGAATTTAACCTGGGCATGTGGCAATTGTACAAGTACAATGAACTTGGGCAGCGTGACGTGCTTCGTGAAGGTGAAATCATTTATCTCTCACCAAAAAGTTCACGCGCAGGAAAAGGAAATAATGTTCACGTGTGTGAACGTGATATGAGTCTGAGAGAAGTATCTCAACTCGTAGGAATTAAATTGGATAAATTATTAGAATACAATTTCAGCGACAACCCTGATGAGATATTGCCGAAAGGCACAAAGGTAATCCTCCGTTAA
- a CDS encoding peroxide stress protein YaaA, which produces MLSGMYGVLKPLDLILPYRLEMGTSLSISAKQKNLYQYWDDKIRIYLEKDLSEEKHPLLVNLASAEYFKAAQLEKLKFPVITCSFKDRTKTGDYRMNMTFAKHARGMMTRFIIQHDIKKAGDLRAFDSKGYYFDPVSSNKTEFVFLRDKAQ; this is translated from the coding sequence ATTTTGTCAGGCATGTACGGAGTGCTGAAACCACTTGATCTCATCTTGCCATACAGATTAGAAATGGGAACATCCCTGAGTATTTCAGCCAAACAGAAAAATTTATATCAATACTGGGATGATAAAATCAGAATTTATCTGGAAAAAGATTTGTCAGAAGAAAAGCATCCTCTGCTGGTTAACCTTGCTTCAGCTGAATATTTTAAGGCGGCACAACTTGAAAAATTAAAATTCCCGGTAATTACGTGCAGCTTTAAAGACCGCACAAAAACCGGAGATTACCGCATGAATATGACCTTTGCAAAACACGCCAGAGGCATGATGACTCGCTTTATCATTCAACACGACATAAAAAAAGCCGGAGATCTCAGGGCATTTGACAGCAAGGGATATTATTTTGATCCCGTTTCATCAAACAAAACAGAATTCGTATTTTTACGTGACAAAGCGCAGTAG
- the yaaA gene encoding peroxide stress protein YaaA, with the protein MKIILSPAKSINEKIKVSGIESSIPEYLNEAGQIHEKIKKLSAAQLEKLMDISTDLAVLNHDRFQKWSIASHKKIGKLAGYIFTGAAYQGLDFTTLNKKSRLGHKKIFAFCQACTEC; encoded by the coding sequence GTGAAAATCATTCTGTCTCCTGCCAAATCTATCAATGAAAAAATAAAGGTATCAGGCATTGAAAGTTCTATTCCGGAATATTTGAATGAAGCCGGTCAGATTCATGAAAAGATAAAAAAACTCAGTGCTGCTCAGTTAGAAAAATTGATGGATATCAGCACTGATCTAGCGGTTTTGAATCATGATCGTTTTCAAAAATGGAGTATTGCATCACATAAAAAAATAGGAAAACTTGCCGGATATATTTTCACCGGGGCGGCTTATCAGGGTCTTGATTTTACCACACTAAACAAAAAGAGCAGACTAGGGCACAAAAAAATCTTCGCATTTTGTCAGGCATGTACGGAGTGCTGA